From Arachis stenosperma cultivar V10309 chromosome 2, arast.V10309.gnm1.PFL2, whole genome shotgun sequence, one genomic window encodes:
- the LOC130963156 gene encoding uncharacterized protein LOC130963156, with the protein MVSEEESTLVLVHCSGKIQRSKKYGVKFTDREPLSVFISSSSTLSDLKNSILQKFGVFGSKWVKKLFYKIFMVVVSTGVKYDTFVLAADEDTRFLFHCVRSFSKVRIHELFVKLEVGIDSSGASAPVHSSTAAGGASSSMPVVRPSILLVGSPSFMADLDRTEVVGSVPLENPGVYGQAYVVGTSGGLIHDAQGFGEPDQVENAMCDDDSDHEPVDIVGDSDDDTGADGGPTVGGSSTEFQIGQSFQNKDEAVLSVKDYNIRRSVQYRVIESDYLKYHGKCKEFRKGCTWLIRVALRARKGTWEVIRYNRPHTCLATSISNDHRQLDYHVICARILPLVRADAAVTIKVLQQATEADYGFRPSYRKVWMAKQKAVA; encoded by the exons ATGGTAAGTGAGGAAGAGAGTACTCTTGTCTTAGTGCATTGCTCTGGAAAAATCCAAAGAAGCAAAAAATATGGTGTGAAGTTCACTGACAGAGAACCACTGAGTGTTTTCATCAGTTCATCAAGCACTTTGTCAGATTTGAAGAACAGCATCTTGCAGAAGTTTGGGGTATTTGGTAGCAAGTGGGTGAAGAAGCTATTCTACAAGATTTTCATGGTAGTTGTCTCGACCGGTGTTAAGTATGATACCTTTGTGCTAGCGGCTGATGAAGATACTAGGTTTCTGTTTCATTGTGTTAGGAGTTTTTCGAAGGTTAGAATACACGAGTTGTTCGTGAAGTTGGAGGTTGGTATCGATAGTTCTGGGGCATCAGCTCCAGTTCATAGCTCGACTGCCGCGGGAGGTGCGTCTAGTTCGATGCCTGTGGTAAGACCATCTATTCTGCTGGTCGGATCTCCCTCATTTATGGCTGATTTAGATCGAACGGAGGTTGTTGGTTCTGTACCTTTGGAGAATCCAGGGGTCTATGGGCAGGCATATGTGGTGGGCACCAGTGGTGGCTTGATCCATGATGCGCAAGGCTTTGGAGAACCTGATCAAGTAGAGAATGCAATGTGTGACGATGACTCTGACCATGAGCCTGTTGATATCGTTGGGGACAGCGATGATGACACAGGT GCAGACGGTGGTCCTACAGTTGGGGGCTCTTCTACAGAATTTCAGATTGGGCAATCATTCCAGAATAAAGATGAGGCTGTTTTGAGTGTGAAGGACTACAACATCCGTCGAAGTGTTCAGTACAGAGTCATCGAATCAGACTATCTGAAGTATCATGGAAAATGCAAGGAGTTCAGAAAGGGTTGTACTTGGTTGATTCGTGTAGCGCTGCGTGCACGAAAGGGCACTTGGGAGGTTATAAGGTACAACAGGCCACACACTTGCTTGGCAACCTCCATTTCCAACGATCACCGTCAGTTGGATTACCACGTTATCTGTGCGAGGATTCTTCCCTTGGTTAGGGCAGATGCTGCGGTTACCATAAAGGTCTTGCAACAAGCTACAGAAGCCGATTACGGTTTCAGGCCTAGTTACAGGAAGGTTTGGATGGCCAAACAGAAGGCAGTGGCATAG